The following are encoded in a window of Roseimaritima ulvae genomic DNA:
- a CDS encoding WG repeat-containing protein produces the protein MQLYVLRTANWLCLIALALVAVGCDTGDTARSARDSAPSINLREARQLKQVEILASLPDKLDGVFPILKRGEKGGFLGYGLIDRSGNELVSDGMYTHVSSPFDWDDPIPFRTWIGQDGAILLAEDHYLYVGPHGKRVVLHSELETIAHDRVRLAKNHGDSLFTLYPPFLRNKHPEWFDHYGLIPIGILDMGDKWQSTENVFPRHRMTEGVVPVSNLETGKAGYADREGTIVIDLQFDYCAPFREGLAAVLQGDLYGYIDREGNTVLEPQFSRASWFDNGLAIVTDPGSDVSYQIDRNGKKIRDLPIDPLEPAPSILAGFCDGLRMVKYIRPSAEAYSGSEEYFGYLESDGKWLFEPKLEFATEFREGRAIARFPSGPPEFPVRSTAVIGRSGEVLKVIGGGGDNLVFSYGLSSYGGGRYYDSEGNRVWDDYSR, from the coding sequence ATGCAACTTTACGTGCTAAGAACAGCGAACTGGCTTTGCCTGATCGCTCTTGCGTTGGTCGCTGTCGGCTGCGACACAGGAGACACGGCGCGTTCCGCAAGAGACTCAGCCCCTAGCATCAACCTACGAGAGGCACGCCAACTTAAGCAAGTGGAGATCTTGGCAAGCCTGCCTGACAAGCTTGATGGCGTATTTCCTATCCTGAAAAGGGGCGAAAAGGGAGGCTTTTTAGGGTATGGTCTGATTGACCGATCCGGCAACGAATTGGTTAGCGATGGCATGTATACGCACGTTTCCTCGCCTTTCGATTGGGATGACCCCATCCCTTTCCGCACGTGGATTGGACAGGACGGTGCGATCCTGCTAGCAGAAGACCATTACCTGTACGTGGGGCCTCATGGAAAACGAGTTGTCCTGCATTCGGAACTCGAGACAATCGCTCACGATCGAGTCCGGTTAGCCAAAAACCATGGGGACTCTCTATTTACGCTGTACCCGCCATTCCTTCGCAACAAACACCCGGAATGGTTTGACCATTACGGCTTGATTCCGATCGGCATATTGGATATGGGGGACAAATGGCAGAGTACGGAGAACGTCTTCCCGCGGCATCGGATGACGGAGGGTGTTGTCCCAGTAAGCAACCTTGAAACTGGAAAAGCGGGCTATGCCGACCGTGAAGGTACGATCGTGATCGATCTGCAGTTCGACTATTGTGCCCCCTTCCGCGAGGGCCTAGCTGCAGTACTGCAAGGCGATCTGTACGGCTACATCGATCGCGAGGGCAATACGGTTTTGGAACCTCAGTTCTCTCGCGCGAGCTGGTTCGATAATGGGTTAGCAATCGTGACCGACCCAGGGTCGGACGTGAGTTACCAGATCGACCGAAACGGCAAAAAAATACGCGACCTGCCCATTGATCCCTTAGAACCTGCACCCTCCATTCTGGCCGGTTTTTGCGACGGATTACGAATGGTTAAGTACATTCGCCCCAGTGCTGAAGCATATAGTGGCTCTGAAGAATACTTCGGATACCTTGAGTCGGATGGCAAATGGCTCTTTGAGCCGAAACTAGAGTTTGCAACGGAATTTCGGGAAGGCAGAGCGATTGCCCGATTTCCGTCCGGGCCACCAGAGTTTCCGGTTCGATCAACGGCTGTTATCGGTCGCTCAGGCGAGGTTTTAAAGGTTATTGGCGGTGGAGGTGACAATCTCGTGTTCTCCTACGGTCTTTCTAGCTATGGGGGTGGACGCTATTACGACAGTGAGGGCAACCGCGTTTGGGATGACTATAGTCGATAA
- a CDS encoding HlyD family secretion protein, whose product MPRYKQIPRPAICQRVFAGLAPMVLMSGLLTGCSPQPTAEPAAVVKPPLPVTTMVLRRGRPDIQRHTTGSIAPWKTEQIGFEQAGRVEFVIEPNVMVRPSAVDEPSPGGTPLARLDDERLRIAVESATADVSVARLRRDANRIAIDERLPAAITVAKAERDLADTERARAEKLDQQNAISSSELDNARTRANTAQAQLASAEADLLQAKAEQLTFEAQVAKAEHELAEAERNLQNSVLTSSFPGIVSEIHAVPGSYVDAGEPVVSVQMVDPMLVEFEVTAKNSRRYHAGDSLQVIVGDDPENLRKIDGLVYTVDTTADARSRTFTITLHVRNEVQEVVLPESLDGAPLAYTRNIFPLNLGPIITGDDRQLVERSTIHQIGDQAYVYRITNRKWGMSTVAEDRTLDVERVPVKVTGEPIPFLGAWNFVTVEFDSSAEIDFQQDLITGELYLPRSASDQDDAAALPASNVGQSPVPEDWNGTQVILDKPRWLLRAGDVVRVGLLPEKMSEGFYVPMKAVRKEKEQTFVHVIDESQSPPRAHRVPVSVAVREAVTGDSVMLRITPTQPGNLSEGIQVVVGGTHYLDDGDRVRITPALGAAR is encoded by the coding sequence ATGCCTCGCTATAAGCAAATTCCCCGCCCAGCAATCTGTCAGCGGGTGTTCGCGGGCCTTGCCCCCATGGTCCTGATGAGCGGTTTGCTGACCGGCTGTTCGCCGCAGCCAACGGCCGAGCCCGCGGCGGTGGTCAAACCACCGCTGCCAGTGACCACGATGGTGCTGCGACGCGGTCGCCCGGATATACAACGGCACACCACCGGATCCATCGCGCCCTGGAAGACGGAGCAGATCGGCTTTGAACAAGCCGGTCGGGTGGAGTTTGTGATTGAACCCAATGTGATGGTTCGTCCCAGCGCCGTGGATGAACCGTCACCTGGTGGCACCCCGCTGGCACGTCTGGACGACGAACGGTTGCGAATCGCCGTCGAATCGGCCACCGCGGATGTTTCGGTGGCCCGGCTGCGACGCGATGCCAACCGCATCGCCATCGACGAACGCCTGCCCGCGGCGATTACCGTCGCCAAAGCCGAACGGGATTTGGCCGACACCGAACGGGCACGTGCCGAGAAACTGGACCAACAAAACGCGATTTCTTCATCGGAACTCGACAATGCGAGAACGCGAGCCAACACAGCGCAGGCCCAACTGGCTTCCGCCGAAGCGGATCTCCTGCAAGCCAAGGCGGAACAGCTGACGTTTGAGGCACAAGTGGCAAAGGCGGAACATGAGTTGGCCGAAGCCGAACGCAACCTGCAAAACAGCGTGTTAACCAGTTCCTTTCCCGGCATCGTCTCGGAAATCCACGCAGTGCCGGGCTCGTACGTGGACGCAGGCGAACCGGTCGTTTCGGTCCAGATGGTCGACCCGATGCTGGTCGAATTCGAAGTCACCGCGAAGAATTCTCGGCGTTATCACGCGGGCGATTCGCTGCAAGTGATTGTTGGAGACGATCCGGAAAACCTGCGTAAAATCGACGGTTTGGTGTACACCGTCGATACCACGGCCGATGCTCGCTCGCGGACTTTTACGATTACCCTTCACGTCCGCAATGAGGTGCAGGAAGTGGTCCTGCCGGAGTCGCTGGACGGGGCGCCGCTGGCCTACACACGAAACATCTTCCCGCTCAACCTCGGCCCCATTATTACCGGCGACGACCGGCAATTGGTCGAACGCAGCACGATCCACCAGATCGGTGACCAAGCGTATGTGTACCGGATTACAAATCGCAAATGGGGAATGTCTACCGTAGCCGAAGATCGTACGTTGGACGTCGAACGGGTTCCGGTGAAAGTCACCGGCGAGCCGATTCCGTTCCTCGGAGCGTGGAACTTTGTCACCGTGGAATTTGATTCGTCGGCCGAGATCGATTTTCAGCAAGACCTGATCACGGGCGAGCTGTATCTGCCCCGCTCAGCCAGCGATCAAGACGACGCGGCGGCGCTTCCCGCTTCGAACGTCGGCCAGTCTCCCGTACCGGAAGATTGGAATGGCACGCAGGTGATTTTGGACAAGCCGCGTTGGTTGTTGCGTGCCGGCGACGTGGTCAGAGTCGGCCTGTTGCCGGAAAAGATGAGCGAAGGGTTTTACGTGCCCATGAAAGCGGTGCGAAAAGAAAAGGAGCAGACCTTTGTGCACGTGATCGATGAATCGCAGTCCCCGCCCAGGGCACATCGGGTACCGGTTTCCGTAGCGGTCCGCGAAGCAGTGACCGGGGATTCCGTGATGCTGCGGATCACGCCGACTCAACCCGGGAACTTAAGCGAGGGAATACAAGTCGTGGTCGGAGGGACGCATTACCTGGACGATGGCGATCGCGTTCGCATCACTCCGGCCTTAGGAGCCGCACGATGA
- a CDS encoding TetR/AcrR family transcriptional regulator, translated as MSRAAKSQVPVPARLTDRKRLSIVQAAVSQFQSRGYYAASMNAIAEQAEVSKRTLYNHFDSKEALFDAIVEDLFSRANQMPVCEFNPQQDLAEQLTQLAEAEVDFMTSDAVQMLARAGLSRVLAEPEVGRTIGHRQLLKRVSRWLKQAHEAGHLKALDPEFAAHQFLGLLRSFAFWPTIVHGEPKPSKKKRRQIIDSTVAMFMAQYAA; from the coding sequence TTGTCCCGAGCTGCCAAGTCCCAGGTTCCCGTCCCCGCTCGATTAACGGATCGAAAACGGCTATCGATCGTGCAGGCCGCCGTTTCCCAGTTCCAATCGCGGGGGTACTACGCCGCCAGCATGAATGCGATCGCGGAGCAGGCCGAGGTCAGCAAACGCACGCTGTACAACCATTTTGACAGCAAGGAGGCGCTGTTTGACGCGATTGTGGAAGACCTCTTCAGCCGAGCAAATCAGATGCCGGTTTGCGAATTCAATCCGCAGCAGGACTTGGCCGAGCAATTAACGCAGTTGGCCGAAGCGGAAGTCGACTTCATGACATCCGACGCCGTGCAGATGCTGGCGCGAGCGGGTTTGTCTCGCGTGTTGGCAGAACCGGAGGTAGGCCGCACGATCGGCCATCGGCAGTTGCTCAAACGCGTTAGCCGATGGCTCAAGCAGGCCCACGAGGCGGGGCATTTAAAAGCGTTGGACCCCGAGTTTGCGGCGCATCAGTTTTTGGGACTGCTGCGATCCTTTGCTTTTTGGCCAACGATCGTGCACGGCGAACCCAAGCCGTCCAAGAAGAAGCGGCGTCAAATCATCGATTCGACCGTAGCCATGTTCATGGCTCAGTACGCTGCGTAG